The Biomphalaria glabrata chromosome 1, xgBioGlab47.1, whole genome shotgun sequence sequence GTATTTCTGTATTAGTACTATTAGCAATAAAAATAACTCagcatttaatttatttataaaaataagacGAGATGTTCGATATGGTCTATACAAAAGAGGGGTGTTCGATATGGCAGCTTTACTCTAGTAATGACTCTAGTAGATATTAAGATATATCATAGAATCTACAACTTACCCAATTATTATGAGTATTCATCCAGGACGATAGACGAGTATCAACATATGTTGTTAACCATTCTAGAAGATTGTCTACTAAGTGTGTTTTATTTAATTCGTAACACCTTACAGCGAAACGACCTGAAAATCCAAATAGGGCAACTATCCGCCCCCAATTAATACTATcagaaaatatttcattaacaaTTGCAGTGTACGTTTCATATGCATTTTcatcatttatgtttaattgattaattaaatcGTCGAATCTGCTACTAAAACGTTCCTCGAATTCATCACCTAAAGTCCTCATTGCAATTTGCACCGAATTGGGCGAAACATTTGCCGGTCGCCCATCATTGTCCCATGTAAATCCACTGTTTTGCAAACGGTACTTTATGTAATCCGCAACAATACTACGGGTATCCATAATAAAAttcttagatctattatttttaaGGCTCGAAACTTCATTTATTTTGGTTTCATTCTTCTCAAAAACCATCTCAGAAAAAATCTATGAATTCATCAAATGATGACAAATGTTGAATATCCTCAAGaagaatagtaaaatatgaaacAACAACGATGTATGTAGAATtgtagactagatcaagatttcTAGGTCACTTGTTCTCTATCTAACCAAGCCTACGTCCTCTACTGCAGCTTTCGACCAACACAACAGCGCCAACTAGTTTCAGCGGCAGTATTCAGTATCGATACTTTCGGTTTAGTGGGAAATCTTAGAGTCAGTCTCGTCGCTATAGTGGATTCGTTTATTGGCTGAAATGGGGAAAATATTATTgagattattataaataatagatataggttattttgctaaaaaaaaaaaagttaattataaataatgcGTTGGAGTATTAGTATTTTTTGAAAGCTCAAGAAGAAATCTTTGTtgagattttgtgtaaaattttaaaagtagGCTAATTAATTAGGCCTGCTCGTGATTATTTTCTTTACCTGAATCACCATATAATATGTAGCCTACCTATTTGCTTGTATGTTCACAGAATTACTGCTCATTGTAGACTCTAttagtctttttgtttttagattagttcaaaTAAACGTTAATGTTcgaacttatttttattttatctgtaATTCTTTGGACTAAATCTAAAATCTTACATCAACCCATCTTAATATTAAGTACTGAAGTAGTCACAGCAttacaataggcctactaaatagTCTATAATGTGTTTAACGTGTAGAGTGTAGacagataactagatctatgcaTAAACCTATATTGACATTTGTCAGattctgttatttttttttttaagttttgcaaTTTATGATATATTAGAAAAAATAATCACTTCATCAtactttttgtttactttatatatagtcttatctatctatctgtctgtctatctatctatctataggcctatatatatatatatatatatataggctagatagagagggagagagagagagtgtgtgtgtgtctcgcTATGAATGAGCTAAAATTGTagttaaaacacatttattagTTTAGACAGGTAgcctaattaaatttttatagaGGTTTGAACCAGTGGTCACTTAATTGGGTcagtgtcaccccccccccccccccaacgatTTTCCCCAAACAAATTTCCCGATGAAAGCGTTAGactgttctttttatttagcaATAGTAGGCTACATTGAGCTAATTAGCTAAATTCAATGATAATTACAAAACTGTTAcatgagtttttttgttttttttattcgttgTATATGAAATTCGTCAATAGTT is a genomic window containing:
- the LOC106067260 gene encoding bcl-2-like protein 2 gives rise to the protein MVFEKNETKINEVSSLKNNRSKNFIMDTRSIVADYIKYRLQNSGFTWDNDGRPANVSPNSVQIAMRTLGDEFEERFSSRFDDLINQLNINDENAYETYTAIVNEIFSDSINWGRIVALFGFSGRFAVRCYELNKTHLVDNLLEWLTTYVDTRLSSWMNTHNNWQGFMEFQSGSGEHKIDSPWPSFKTLLSCAAAVGALTIGAILSQKS